The Lycium barbarum isolate Lr01 chromosome 11, ASM1917538v2, whole genome shotgun sequence genome contains the following window.
AGTCGAAAGTTACCATGATTTTGAGCGATCCATCGACCGCGTGACAAGTGGGCCCAAGTCCGGTCTTCATAGGGAAACTGGTTGAGGAGCGCTGTGACCCATTCACTCAGATCTCGGATAACTGGGGGAACAAACCCATTTGCTACAAAAATAAGGAAAGGGCGGTGAGATAACAATACCATAAGCGACTGAACAGGTAAGGGCGGTGGCTCAAAGGTTCGGACTTACGTTTGTCGTTCCACTTCTCCAGAAAAGGTAGATGGGCGGCCGGGATTATGTCCTCGGTTTTTACCCGGACGTAGCGTTCTAACCACCCCCTGTCCCgatcttcgtccatcttcgagaaaaGCGGGCTCCGGCTGCGCTTGGTTAGTTTTATGACACCGCCCCGAAATATCCTTGGGGAGTACAGGCGTATTAGGTGGCCCAGTGAGAATTCTTTCTTAGCTCTGTTGGCTAGCAACCGGAGGCaagcaacgaccctccaaacaatcgggccgatctgagccaaagtcacgccataggtccggcacatatccagtatgaccggatcaaccgggggatcgagcttaagggtaaagggataagtgtataCGTACAAGAACCCTTCCCGGTGGTCGGTAACGGATTCGTCTGGCCCGGGTGCAAAAACCCCTACCGGGCATGTGCGCCACCCACAGTCTGCCCGGACCGTGTTGAGTTTATCCTCGGTTATGGAGGAAGGATATCTCCTCACGTCATATCCCCGGTCCGAGACGGCAGAGGGCTTTTCCGCCTCCAGGTCTTTATTGAAGttaaatttggccggtataaCATCCGAGGCCATAGTTTCGGGGTTACTCTTTTGTTTGGTCGAGGACACAGCCTCGGCCCTCGGGGATGAAACTGAAGGAACTTCggtagaagtggtttcagacatgttGGAGGAATGGAAGGAAAAGGATTTTAGGAAACGAAGGAAATAACGATTTGAAGAAGCAAAGAGCAGTTGGCAAGAACGATGACAAAATTGATTCCCCCTTTACTTTTTTCGTATAAACAAAAGAAGATTTGGCAACAAATTTGTAACAGAAAGGGCAGATTTGGAACACAGAGGGAAGAGGAAAATAGAACAGAtcgaaaaagtgaaaaaatgaggGAATAAGGGGCTTTATATAGGCATAAGGAAGGGAACGGTTATCGAGGACGGCCAATCGAGGATCGCCACGTGTCACGTCATTAATGTGAAGCGACGCGAAACGACGTGCAAGAGGCGGTTGACAGGAACGGACCACCCGGAATAGGACACGTGGCCGGCAAAGGGGAAGACCTGACGCACCCATTCCCGCCAAAATAAGGAGATAAGGATAGGTCGTCCGGGCGGTCGGATGCATGACTCATTCACTtcccgtcactccgatagatcgttggtccgggaagcgtggggctatctgtatacggtagaaaAAACCGGATACGGGTAGATCCGGGATAACTATGGATCGGAGAAAGAAAAGACCGAGGGTTCGAACGGGGACATCACACCTCCGGATGAGCACTTTAATCAAGGCCGAGTATAAGCACCATCGGGCCCGGTCTCTAAGCCACCGAGGGTTCGGGATCTCTCTCCGGTGTCTCATCACCGTTGGTCCGGTATCCGTGAGTCCGTTGCTAGGACGCGTCAGTGGTATCACATCATGGGCAGCtgccaactatgcgtgtgtcagacggcgctgtcagtcacatcacaccaaacccgtgcaggggctgtcccctttattactattttattgaTTCACATTGGAGAGGGCCCATGGGCTCATTGCTATAAATAGAGTACTCCCATCTCCCTTAGGGAGGTTGATTCTCCTTTTACTTTCAAGAGCATTTTGtaacacctatatatatatatatatatatatatatatatatatatatatatatatatatatatatacatttgatTCTTGTCGAACCTCTTCAATCAACTTGTCATATGTGTATGCAGCCGGTATTTATGCTCCTTATTTGTGTATCAAAAGGTGTTCTTATCCAATCTTTGTAATCAATATTAaggcccaagcacatatcctatacccacatacaaattcaattggttaccaaatCGGGGGTAAACAAAAATATCCAccaaataaatttcaaaaaacACATATGAAAGACAATTTTATATAAGGTATAATCGCATATGCAAATATTATTAGTTCACACACAAAATTATACGAGGTATAAAATTTATTATACGAGGTATACCATTTATTATATGAGGTATACAATTTATTATACAAGATATATTGAAATTATACTAGGTATATAAAATGTATTATTCGATGTATACTTTCTATATAACAATTTTTTTCACTTATGAATGAACAATGAAACCATAGTAGACTAGAGAGGAAGtggaaaaaaaagaaggaaaaacgaCATTGTCAATATATTTAATCAACTAGGAGGGGAAGTAGAATGGGAAAAACCGTCCAAGAAGATAATCTTATGAGCAAAAATATAGGGGAAGATCCCATTTATTATTAAATTATTATTGTGGCAAAAGCATTCTTTTGGAAGAGAGAGAAAAGATGAGGAAATGAGTTTAGCGTGAAATTAGCACAACACTCCCTAAAATCATGGAACAAGAAGAATTCTCTTATTGAATGCAATTGTTACGAAATGTTAATCAAATAATATTGCTacaattttgtaaatatttttaacatatTGCCCATTTATGTTTTTTTCCCAAAAAAATACAATGAGGGCCCATTTAAATGACCCAAGTGTAGTCGAAGGCCCAATAAGGTCCTAGGTCAGAGAGAAAGGCCCAAATCCAACGTAGCCGTGCAAGTGGGAGAATGGCGGTTCGAATCGAATTCTGACCCAAAATTAATTCCGATTGGCCTGCTAAGCTCACAAGAATGAATTGAAATTGAAAAATTCAAGTGTGTGATTTCTTGGGTTCGAAATTCCATTAAATTAGCACCACCACTCTTCCTCatcctctttctcttcctcttcaTCGATCTCTTTTTCCGGCGAAAAATTCCATCTCCCTGCGGTGACGTcaccctccctctctctctctctctctatatatatatatatatatatatatctcttcTAATTTTGTCCTACGTGGCAACAAAAAACCCTAATCCCCCTTTTTTTGCATGTTCATATGAGAAATAAGGGTTGTTAAATTGTTGTAATGGAAACTTAAACTTCCGATTTGTTAATTCTCATAGCTCTTTTTGTTTGTGAAcattagtttttattttttttaaccatGTGGAACTGGTTTCTTGAGCTGTGATATTGCTAATCAGTTTCTATGACATTTTATTTAAAAGATGAGATTTTTTATCTTTAGAAATAAGGATAAAGGAGATGAAATTtatgcatattttatattttgaGCTCATAGTTATCAGGATGCTAATGGTTAATTTGCTTCTGGATTTGGGGTTATGCTTTGTGTTGGAATAGAAGGAAGCTAACTGAAAATTAAGGGCGTGTTTGGTGTGGAAGAAGAAAACATTTACaacattttccggaaaatgtttttGGTTGGTCAGAATGTTTTGAAAATCAtcttctctaggaaaacaagttccttaaaaatgagaagAATGACTTCCAtaatggaagtagggaaaacaagttccataagtgacATTTAATTTAATCGTGTCCTTCCCACCCACCCAACGCTGCcaacccccactccccaccccaATAGAGTTTTACTAGATTACCTATAAATGCTTTTgggataatttttttatttttattacttaccaaacactagaaatATGGAAGAAATCCATTTATTTTCCAAGAAAATGTgttctaggaaaacattttccttaaaTTTAGTTAGTGTTCCACATGAAAAAATTGCATTTGGCTTGCTGCGTGAATTTTACGTTTCATGCTGCATGCGTAACAATTGTAGAGGGGAAGGGATCCCCTGCTATCTTTCTGTTTGTGTGATAGGGAGGGCATTGATTTCTCGAGGATAAGTGCCAAGATAATGGGAAATAAACTTAGTCTTTGGGAAGAGGGAACACGgaaaaactaatttacaagaagaAACTGGAACTGGATTTACCAAAAGCTGGAATTGCTTTGGCACGAAAGGTCATAATGTACCTATAACAGAAGCagattcaaaatttgaagtttgtGGGTTCTTACAACAACTTCAAGTTAATATACGATAATAACTGGGTGCATAGTCAAATATTTCATTTCTTAGTTCATATACATGGTCTGGGCAAAAGCTACCGTAAACCCATAGGTAACAAGCTAGCTCCTCTTCTATCCTATGCTACAACTGTACTATTGTACTAGCTGTGAGGGGAAGAAACTAGATGTATGTTTTCTTGCTTTCCATTGGGGTTATACATTTGCTTTTCCCTTTTGGCTTTCTGTTACAGCCTTGTCACACTGATGTACTTCAATTTTTGTTCTCTAGATGTCCTTtgctttttcctttttattgcaTTTTAACCGTTGCTCCCTTATAATATGAAAAATCATTTACAGATAAGGAGAACATTATATGACAGTATAGCATAGAGCAAGATCATGGCTGTTGAGGCTTTTGCCAAAACAAATCTGATGGATGATATGGATGAAGATGATCAGCCTTTAGTTTTCAAACGAACGTCAAAGCAGAATCAGTCGAATTCATCATCTCAGAGGCAGGATGGACGATCAGGGCGGCAAGTTTCTGGTGTACGTTCTCCTAATGGCCAGAGCTCCAGTGCTCATAAAGTTAAGACAGCCTCCTCTTCTAGGGCATCTCCTGCAGTTTCACCTTTCACTAGTCCAAAAGCATCGCCTTCATCAGGCAGAACATCTCCTGCACCAAACTCAAGGCCATCATCTTCTACAGGTAATCAGGCAAAAGGTGTTAATCAACAATCCAGTAGTGCTCCTAAGGAGTCGAAGCAAGCTGTTGAACCAAAATCTGAACCTAATGATGAGGCTGAGGATTCTGAAGATGATAAACCATTGAGTGCTAGGCTCCCTTCTGGGTTATCGAAGAGTACTTCAGCATCAGTTCAGAAGTCTAGACCTCCCAAAAAAGAGGATTCAGATGATGAAATTCCCTTGGCATCAAGGTTTCAAATGAAATCCAATGCAGGGGCTTCCACTAGCAGGTTTTCTAATTCTGAAGAAGTTAAGCCTAAGATTCGGCAAAATGGTTTGCCATCTACAACAGTTTTAAGTAAGAGACCTCCTAGCGAGGTCAAGTCTGCTGCTCAGGCTTCAGTTAAAAAGCCTAGATTTTCTGATGCATCTACTTCTGTTTCTAGTAAGCAAGTGTCAGTTAAAACTGTAAAGAAGACAGAGGACGACGAAGACGACGTTCCTATATCTCAGAGGATTAAAAAGTCAGTCGCTTCAGCTAGTAAAGTGTCATCTGCAAAGAAAGCAACTAAAGTTGTTTCGTCATCAATgaagaaaacaaagaagaagTTAAAGAATTCCAAGTACTCTAAGTCGTCAAAACTGCAGCCAAGCTCTGGTGACGGGCAAAAATGGACTACATTGGAACACAGTGGTGTGATTTTCCCACCTCCATACAAACCACATGGGGTTAAGATGCTCTACAAGGGAAAGCCAGTGGATCTTACTCCAGAGCAGGAAGAGGTCTCAATCTCTTTCTGGCTGTATGTGTCTCATTCGTGTCTTTGTGAATTTATTCTTAGTACAGCAATTTCTTTCTGCCTGCAGGTTGCAACAATGTATGCCGTGATGTTAGACACTGATTACATGAGTAAACAGCAGTTCAGAGAGAATTTCTGGAGTGACTGGAGAAAAATACTTGGAAAAAACCATGTCATTCAAAATTTAGAAGGCTGTGATTTTACCCCAATATATGAGTGGCATCAgagggagaaggagaagaagaagctAATGAGTACAGAAGTAAGTGAATTAATAAAAATTTAAGCTACGAAATATGAGAATTTGTAGTTATTTTGTGACTTATTCCATTGTTAGTTCATTTTCCTCttacttttctatcttttaatCTCTGGTTAGCTTTCTTTATGAGTTGCCAAATTGTTAACTTCTAAATTCTCATCAGTCAAAAAGATGTGTGGCATTTTGTCGAATTGGCTGTTATGTTACCAAGTCTCTGACATTTTTGCTTCCCAGTCCTATCAAGTGGTCGTACCTATGTTTTTGGTTAACCTAATAGCCAGGTCATGAAGCTCATAAAAGTTTTCAATGTTTGTCTAACAAATTGCCTATTTTGCAGGAGAAGAAGGCATTGAGAGAAGAGAAACTCAAGCTAGAAGAGAAGTACATGTGGGCTATTGTTGATGGTGTTAAAGAGAAGGTGTGGTTCCGTTTAACATTAGCTTTTAGCATTGTCTTGCTTTCATAAATGGTACTTTTAAGCGAATGATATTGTTTTATCTTTTAAAACTATCCCAATGGGATTGTAAGATGGTCTTACGTCTTCTTCTTTTGCTAAAGAGGTCTTATAGCTTCTTTTTCTGGGggtgtttcttctttttttttttttcaacatcaTCTGTTGTTGTTCTGGTAATTTCGTCTCTTATTGGGAATGCATTTATCCAGCTTGCACAACTTCTTGGTTGGGTGGAAGCAGTCAAAATTCTTTTATGTGTTTCATTTTTCTGATCTGGTGCTATTCCAGCAATGACTTCTCTAGACTGATTTTAATCAACGTTGGGGAGCTTTATTTCCTTTATGTGTTGGGTATAGTTAGTAGAACACCTTGTCTTCATCTTTGAAAATTACTTTCCTCTGAGTAAAGGTTCTTTTTCTTATTAAGGAAGTTCTTTTTTAAATTGCATTGAAATGGATTTTGCAGGTTTTCAAGGTAGATTTTTATGATTGCCTAAATGTATTTCCCTGCCCATTCCAAGAACATTTCATTTGTTTCTATAACTCTGTTGAGATTTTGGATGGGGCCTGATGTGTTTTTTTGCTTCTTGATGTGAAAAGAGTGATTGTTCTAATTTATCCATACTTCTTGCCCTTATGTGATGTTTGGTTTTGCATGTGATAAGTATTCTAGGCAGGATTCGTCAGCTAGAAAGAGAATAAAAATGCCTTCCCATTCTCATGTATTGCTAAAGTACATGGATTTCCTttaagaaggaaaagaaaagtgGAAAGACAAGCAAAGAGAGTCAGAATGTTCATTCCTTGAATGCAAaacaagggtgtggcctagtggtcaattaAGTGGGTTGAGAAcaatgaggtctcaggttcaaatccagCAAAGACAAAAAGCACTAGGTtatttcttcccatctgtcctagccttggtggatagagttacctgTTGCTTGAGAATCACATTAGAAATACCTCTTCTTTTATGTATGTGTGGGAAGGAGAGGATAGTCTTTATATGGGAACAGAGACTTCTAGCTCTGGGTCTGGTGGAGCAAGTTCTGTTTGCTTCTGTTACTTTATGATTTGTGTAACTTTGAGCTCATGGGGAGTTGAGTGGGATTTACGGCCATGTTGATACGTGCTATTACTCGAGAGACtatttagaaaaaataaaatgatAGAATGAAGATGTTGTAATCCATTGTAACATATTGTTTTCACATGTTTTTGCCAATTGCTTCATAGTCCTTTTCTGGATGATTTTTCCCCCCATTCTTGTGCTGTTTCATGTTAAAATAAGTACGTCCCTTTTATGGTATTTTTTTGTTTTCTAGCCCTATGATATTGAGCCCGCTAGCTTTATCTAAACTCTCAATcctgagcttccctttccttttaGTTTGATGTTCCAGAATGGTGTTCTCTTTTCGTTTTTCACCCCAGTAGGTATCTACCTCTAAAATCAGAAAAGCCCATGCATGGTATAGTGAGCATAGAGAACTTGGAAACGAACTGCGAATTATCTAACCGTTTAGTTATGTGCAGGTTGGGAACTTTCGGGTTGAACCTCCTGGATTGTTCCGTGGCCGTGGAGAACATCCAAAGGTATGTTGACCTTACATTTTTTGGGTTAAACTGTCCAAAACAATCTACTATGTGCAGAATGGTGTATTCCTCTGTTTAGGTACTTCAAGATTCACTGTGATATTGATGGATGTTGCTTTGAATGGTACAGATGGGAAAACTAAAGAGACGGATCCGGCCAAATGATATTACAATAAATATCGGAAAGGGTGCTCCAATACCGGAGTGCCCCATCCCTGGCCAAAGGTTCTTTTCATTTTCTCTCCTGTTATTCTTTTGAAAGAACAGTCTATCTTTTGGAGGATGTTAAAGGAAGTTGAAATATTCTCTTTGCGCACCATATACAAGGTAAAAACTAGGGTTTCACCTTCATTTGTTTTTCTTCCCCTCGTTGGCTTGGCAGATGGAAGGAAGTAAGGCATGACAACACTGTAACATGGTTAGCTTTCTGGAATGACCCTATTAATCCAAGAGAATTCAAATACGTTTTCCTGGCAGCCAGTAGTGCCTTGAAAGGGCTAAGCGATAAGGAAAAGTATGAGAAAGCAAGGCGTTTGAAGGTACAATGAAGGCAATTGGCAAACTTCTGATCAAtgacctttttaaaaaaattgtgacTGGTTGCACATGGATGATTGGTGGCTATAACTGTCTCTTGGTTGCAGGATTACATAGAAGGCATTAGATCTGCATATACAAAAGATTTTACAAGTACAGATCCTGTGAAGCGTCAGATTGCAGTTGCAACTTATCTTATTGATAAATTAGCTCTGAGGGCAGGGAATGAGAAGGTACCAGGAACACTAATTTATTATTTTCCGCCAGATATTTAACTAGCGATAGCATAGATTTCAAAGAGAGTAAAAATTAAACTGGTTGCCGATGCTGATTTAGGTCATGTCTCTTTCAGAAGCATTTTTCCAGTTGCATAGAAACAGGAAATTATAGCAACATATTTAAATCTTCTCTTTCCAGTTGACATAAGTTTACCAAGGGGTAGTCGAAACCATGTCACTAATAAAGAAAACACAAAGCACACTAATTTAATCAGAGATcaatttatccaaaaaaaaaactgaaggTGAGACCGTTTCCAGCTTTTAATAGTTTTTCTATGAAGGACCATGCTTTTGCCTGCAATTTATCCAAAAAAACTGAAGGTGAGACCGTTTCCAGCTTTTAATAGTTTTTCTATGAAGGACCATGCTTTTGCCTGCAGAGGCATGGGACGATGCAAAGGTTGCGTAAGTGTTCTTAGTTATATTTCGATGCGATGCAGGATGACGACGAAGCTGATACAGTTGGTTGCTGTACTTTGAAAGTAGAGAATGTAGAGCCAGTACCTCCAAATATTTTGAAGGTATTGTGGTTTTATTTAACAAAAGCTAATTTGGAAGAGCTCTAGAGAACTTACTCCTCTACAGGTTCTAGTTTCGTGCAATTAATACCAATGCTTAGAATTGACTTTGCTTTCTTCAGTTCGATTTTCTTGGTAAAGATTCTATCAGGTACCAAAATGAGGTGGCTGTGTATGAGCCTGTTTTTAAAGCTATTCAAAAGTTCCGAAGTGGTTAGTAAATGCTGCTTTTGTTCTAGAAtgaatctttaattttttatcCTTCGTGAGATACATGGATACacttaattttttatttcagGAAAAAAGGGTGGTGACGATCTTTTTGACAAGCTTGATACAAGTAAGCTTAATGCCCATCTGAAGGAACTCATGCCAGGCCTCACAGCAAAAGTATTTCGTACATATAATGCATCTGTTACATTGGAACAGCAAGTAAGTTGCTTTATAAGACTAGAAGTTCTGTTTACTACTGTGTTACCCATGACTAAACGGTGTTTTCAGATCATCTGAAAGATGTaaaattacaaaaagaaaaagaaaaaagagttcTCACCaaggcccccccccccccccccccccccccccaaaaaaaaaaaaaaaaaaaacaaaaaagaagttACTGTTTGTCAACCGGAGCTAGTTGGGGTTGTGAGGATTCATCATAAATTGACGAGTTTTACCTTGGCTGTCGATTTACTGCAACTCTCCTCCCTCATCAGGTGTGGGATCAGCAATCTGAGGCAGAGTTACCCCTCTACCCCTAAAAAGGGGGAAGGTTGCAGTACTATCTTGGAACTGCCTGACAGCTTCTTAAATAATATTTCACCTTTTATAAAAAGAAAGGGGGAAGCTGCTTTTTTTCCATCTTGATCAGGTTGTGATGTTGTAATAGGTGGATGAATATGCTTGGGTTGAGTCGGTTGACTAATATGTTTGGTCAGAGTTGGACAACTAGGAGAAGGATATACTTATCCATTTATGTTTTCTTATATGAGTTTGATTCATTCGGGTTAGAGTTGGATAATGCAGTAATGCACTAAGCTAAAGTTTTTGTGGTAGTTTAGAACTAACAACTTGCTTGTTTTTTTTTCGAGAACTTGATGAGCTATACTATGTGATACTCTTTCTCTGGCTGCCTTTATATATCTAGTCTCGATTCGCCAAGGGAAAGGATGATAGATGAAAATGTTACTTACAGAACTAAAATAGGATGGTTGAAATAGAGAAGTGTTTACGGAGTGTTATGTGAGTTCTTCTATAGATTATAAAACTATTTTTAGATGGACAATGTTATGTGAGGGTGAATATTGAACTTGCCTCAAAGGTCCAGCCTATCTGCAACATGGGTTTCATATAGATGCGGATGTTAAACGGGTGTGTGGTCATACAAGATTAGAGCAAAATAAAAAATGATCACATTCGACAAAGGTGCAAGTAGTACACATAAAGgataaaatgagagagggtcACTTGAGATTGTTCTTTCATGTTTTATGTCGACCTCTAGATGTGGCTGTTTGTAGGTGTGAAAACATGGTGATTGAAGGTGTTAAAAAGGATAAGGTGGGCCTAGAATTAAATTGAAAGAATTCCTGAAAAACTTGCAATCTCTCGGAATCCGTGTTGACATAATGAATAATAGGGCATAATGGAAAGGAAAAACCCCATATAGACGATACCAGTTAGTTGGTTGCTAAGTTTTAGTCCTGTTAGTACTTTCTTTAGGTCTGAAATTTTCGCTAGGGGTCTTTTAGACTTGTTAAAAATGTATATGCCAGAAGGAGTCTTTGTCTTGTTAAAAATGTATATGCCAGTAAAACTGTAAGAATTTGTTTTATAATCTTTTTAGAGAATTTCTAGTGCTAGAGAACCTACATTT
Protein-coding sequences here:
- the LOC132619100 gene encoding DNA topoisomerase 1 alpha-like; this encodes MAVEAFAKTNLMDDMDEDDQPLVFKRTSKQNQSNSSSQRQDGRSGRQVSGVRSPNGQSSSAHKVKTASSSRASPAVSPFTSPKASPSSGRTSPAPNSRPSSSTGNQAKGVNQQSSSAPKESKQAVEPKSEPNDEAEDSEDDKPLSARLPSGLSKSTSASVQKSRPPKKEDSDDEIPLASRFQMKSNAGASTSRFSNSEEVKPKIRQNGLPSTTVLSKRPPSEVKSAAQASVKKPRFSDASTSVSSKQVSVKTVKKTEDDEDDVPISQRIKKSVASASKVSSAKKATKVVSSSMKKTKKKLKNSKYSKSSKLQPSSGDGQKWTTLEHSGVIFPPPYKPHGVKMLYKGKPVDLTPEQEEVATMYAVMLDTDYMSKQQFRENFWSDWRKILGKNHVIQNLEGCDFTPIYEWHQREKEKKKLMSTEEKKALREEKLKLEEKYMWAIVDGVKEKVGNFRVEPPGLFRGRGEHPKMGKLKRRIRPNDITINIGKGAPIPECPIPGQRWKEVRHDNTVTWLAFWNDPINPREFKYVFLAASSALKGLSDKEKYEKARRLKDYIEGIRSAYTKDFTSTDPVKRQIAVATYLIDKLALRAGNEKDDDEADTVGCCTLKVENVEPVPPNILKFDFLGKDSIRYQNEVAVYEPVFKAIQKFRSGKKGGDDLFDKLDTSKLNAHLKELMPGLTAKVFRTYNASVTLEQQLSKLTQGGELHEKVAVYNLANKEVAIICNHQRSVSKSHSVQISKLNEKIDELKALLEEFKVDLARAKKGKPPVKGADGKTKRTLTPEALQKKIDQTNVKIENIERQIETKEDLKTVALGTSKINYLDPRITVAWCKRHEVPIEKMFNKSLLAKFAWAMDVEPTFTF